The DNA window CGTAATTAGGTGAGAGGCTACTTGCCTACGTGTCATTTTTATCATGCGGAGCTCTATGATTGACCTAGGAAAATAAATTCTTTAAATGGTTGATGATGCATGTCTTCCAACGATGACAACGGTAGATTCAACCCCATATTTTTTAATACGAGATCTTTTCTCGAATTACAACTTTTGCGACAAGCATTTGCTAGCGACAAGAAAAGAACAAGAACCGTTGTTAATTTATACAACAAAGTTCTGGTTTGTGAAGAATCTACACAGTGGAAGAAGTGCGTTTATTTTAAGAGACCGGGGAAAGTTAGTTGCTAAATGAAGACCGGGCCAACACAAGGCCCGGCTGTGGGCTTTTTATGCTGCGTTAAAGCCCAGGCCCGGTGGTGCACAACTCGCGCGAGATTAGGACTTAGGAGCCAACTTCCAATTCTCTCTCTTTAGTCAGTAAAACAACGATTCGATCGAAGTGAGTAACAATGGGAACACCAGTAGAAGAAGGAACTAGCGAAAACCATAACCACCAGAATGATCAAAATTGGAGCGAGCAGGTGGAGGATCTGGTGGCTTCCGGTGACTCAGAGCAGGCTAGAGCTCTGCTTGAGTCCGTTGTTTTGAAGCTCGAAACCCTAACACCTTCCGACACGGCGGATCTCCTGTTGGCCTCTGCTCTCACCGACTTAGCTAAACTCTATTCCTCCAAGTCATTCTCACTTAAATCTGACGAACTACTCTCTCGCGCTTCCCTGCTCAAACAACGCGCTCTCCGCTATCATCGCCATTTCAGGTACTACTCTCATTCCTTTTTTATTCCGTTCTCTGTTAGATGCTCAAAACCCTGAACCATGCGTTCCGTGTGTTTTTTCTCAGTGCTGTGCAGAATGTGGAGGACGATTTGAGAAAAGAAGATGAGGAATCCTCGTCTCGTGTCGGCTTGTATTGCAATGATTCATCGGTCTCTGACGATGGTACACTTTTATTTCCTTGAGCTTTTTGATGTTCTGTTTGCCGTCGATTAGTTCTAAAATCTTCATGTGTGTTATCTTCATTAATTTGCTGAGATCTATGTCCTTGTATTCTTTGTGAAAGGGCATGGTCTAAGATCGTCCGCATCAACTGGTGATGCGAAATGTCATGAAGGGACTCCAGATGACGGGGCTGCAGAAGATGGTAGGTTGCCGtcgcttttttcttttgtttttgttattgatTACGTACTTCCAGTTTAGTACAATTGCAATCTGTATACCATTGTTGCAACCTATGAAGAACAATATTTAGCAATTTCTGACATTAAGAGAATCGTTAATGATTTGTGATGAAAATCTTTCTTGGAATAGAACCTTAGGCTCCTGCAATTCCTGTGTATGAGTTCAAATCATTCAAGTCATGAAAAACAGGTATATCTATAAAATACTAATTTAGGATTTAATGTTGATTTTCTCTTGCAATAGGAAAGGCTAGCTGCAGTACTTTTGGCCATAGCATTCGAGCAATCAGTTAATGGCCAAAAGCGGAAAGGGTAGAGAGAACTAAAAGAAGACCAGcagttttttagggttttacttTTGTGATAATGACTTGGGAACAACGTTGAACAAGAATGGTGTAGGTATATACTTGATAAACGGATTGAATATTTCAAATGCTGTTACATAGGATATATTCTTTTAATGGTGCATTTAAAAACGTCAGCAATTCAGCATAACTGCTTTTTCCTATTTAGATTACTCGTTGATGATGATTTGAAGTTCTTAAACTCATgcctttgaaattttaattcaCTGTTGTCCATGATTTAGTAGTGAGATGTTTGTGAAGCAAATTGTTTTGTGAAAACCGCAGATTGGGAAGCTATTGCAGATCGTTCTCCTAATGAATTGCTTTCCTCACAATGCTTACCTGGAGTATCAAATCTTACATTGGAAGAAACCAAAATTCAGACCCCTAAGCGATGTGGAAGGGGGACATTTGCATATACGAAAAGCGAATTGTATAGCGAACGACCAGTTGATTACCCTCTTCTTGATGACGTAAAGACTGAAAGTGTTTCCAGTCTAAAATAAGAGAACACTCTACTAAAACACTGTAAGCCATCTGCGCTCACTTAGTCAGTTTGAATCAGTTTCATACATATAAATCTTTGATGTTCTTAAATTTGTTGTTGTCCTTTTTTAAAACGCTAATCTTATGGATGTTTTAGTCTTTGGTGCTGCTTATTTTTTAGTTTAGGTGGTGATGCAATATTTCGGTGGACAGTATTATCAgtttcacaatttaatttttgcaGTGTGCTGTTGAATTACACTCCTGCAAATGCACTTCcttctttttcctttcaatttggGATACTCTTTCTAGACTCTGTGCCTCTCCCCTTGTATGACAGAATCTATTTACTTTGTGACTAGGCTCGATAGAGATTATATGAAATACTTGGAACACAAACATATCAAAAACCCTTCTATTAGTTGAAATTTTGCGTTTTATTTACATTAGCGTCcccttttgttttctctctGTCGACTTGTTTCAAATACACACAAAAGAACCTAAACTGAGAGATCTTTCAAAGGCGTTGAGTCTCAATTGGGATATGTTCCAGATTGTTGATTTGATGCTCTTGGGTTCTGGTTCTCGTGGGTGTGTGTTTTCAGTATTTTTTTACCTTATAGAAGTGATGTATTTATCTTCTTCTGTCTATCTCATAGGGGCACACTCTTGGTGCCTGCAATATATCTTCTTTTTCCGTTTAAAAACATAACCTAAAAGAGTGCTCAGAGTGTGTTTCATTGCTTCAACGAGAGATACCATCAATAATAGGCATGATGTTCAGGTTGGAAACTTGAATATTATTGTGTTCTTGTGCGTAAATAACTTGAAAGGTCTGGAAAaagtttcattttattttatcctTTTTGAATACAGCAATATGCGGTACACGTCATGTCCTCGTTTTGGCTGACTTTTCTCCGACTTTGCGCACAATTGATCTCGAGAAGCTCTTTCAGGACTTCAGAGATTGTGGTTTCATTATTCGTTGGGTCAATGATACGACAGCACTTGCAGTGTTTAAAACACATCAATTGGTAACTACAGCTTATACTAATATTACCAATTGCACGATGTTTAGTTTATGAAACCAGTTAAATATTTTCATACCTTATTTCCTGGTATACTTGTTTCCATGTGGCAAGCTGTTGTTATTTGTTGAGAATGCTCTTGTATAACATCGTAATGGTATGCAGATGAGGTCAAATTAACTGGAAACAATGTTTGTTGACTTGGCATTCTAATTTTGTTGGTGTGGTAAGTTGGAAATGGAGTTTCTTATGATAGCCTTCATGATGTGGAATCTGTCCATGATGTGCACCATGAGGAATTGGTTCCTAGGGCTTTTAACCTATATATCATTATTGTTCTGTGTCAATATATTAAGCAGCATGGCAATAGATGAGTGTCACTATATTTAATAGAAAAAATCTTTTCGAGTTTTCATTATTGTATATCTAGCTATTTCATCTCACTTGATTTTCTTAACAATAATTATTATGCTGCTGCAAATTGCTAGCTTTAGTTGGTTGACAATCTTATTCCTCGAATGTAGCTCTTGAGGCCTTCAATTCAGTTCGATGGCCGTTCACAGTACGTATACTCGATGAGAATGATATCCTTGTGAGCTCAATCTCATCAAAAGGTAGCTTCTTATCTTTCAGCATTCTAATGAATTCCAAATTACATAAGAAATCTGTCAGCgttattatgaaaaatatattggcTCTCTTATAGTGGCAGTAATAACATGCTGTGGCATCACTCTGAGTCTCCTCTGAAATTAAATGTGGATGCAATTGGTGAGGCAATGAAccatcttttttccttttttatttaaatgaatAGTGAAAATCCATTGATCTTTATAGTGAGATTGTAGGCTTCCCCTTATCAGCTCCAGTATTATGGTTACTGGTGGCTTCTGATTTATTCAATAGTTCTTTAGAAACTCCCATTTAATTCTTACGTAGAGAACCTTTTGCTTATCCAGTTTTGCTGCATCCTTTAGTCTCCTCATCCTTAGTCAGCCGTTGATATCTAATCCAACTAATATCTTTTGTTCCCGCCACATTTTTAGCCAGTTGTAGGTTAGCATTGTCTTTGATCTGACTGGATTGCTTGTTGATAGAGTAACTGACGTTAGATGTATGTTGTTTACTTTTAAGATTTGGAACCCCCTCGTCAAAGGCCACAGACATCAGCAAGAACTGCTCAGAGGTTGATTGCCCAAGGAATGGGATTGAAGTTGTCTTCGACAACTTTTGGTTCCCGAGAACTAAAAACCCAGGAAGAAGCAAGAAAGAATCGCATTTCTACAAGGCAAAAAATGAGACATGATGCTTGGGGTGATGAGTAAAGctgccacttttttttttctctctctcatatgcGTCATCATTTGGTTTAAATATAGTCATATTCATCTATAGCTTGTGAAAATAATTGTTGTATAATGGAGTAGATAATATAGATTTTTTTCAGAAGATTGGTCCAGTAGGTAATGATAGAAAAAGGAAATGACCGAGGtgtaatttattcttttttattctGCTCGGGAAACTCGTTTTCAATTTGTTTTGCAGGGGAACCTTCATTGTCAACCTCTTCATTCGCACGAGAGGTTATTTCGAGCCCCATTGGAAAAGGTGATTGCGCAATGGTACGTTTTCTGTTGCTCTATATATATTTCCATCTTATGTTTTTTGGTTGAGGAAATAAGGAATCTGCTGTTTTTGGAAACTTGAGTGTATTTATTGACATAGCAGGGACTGAGAAGTAGGGCTGGACAGAGCATTGTTGATTTCTTGGAACATGTTGGGCTGGATGGCGTGTTTGGGCCTAGCTTGGTCCAAAACTGGCACGTGAATAGGCCCATTGGGCTGGGCTAAATCAGAATAAATTTTCAACGGTATACCTCCTGGCCGGGCCTAAAGTATATATATCGGGCCAAAGTTCTTGCTAGGCGGATAGCTTAAATGACATGATGGGTACTGAGttggatttgggggaaaattgTCTTGTAACATTTTGGGCTAGATCCAATATCTTAAGACTGAAATTGTTCCGACCCTGGCCCATAAATAAAAATCGGCTTGATCCAATGATTTAGGCCTCATTTCGTCCAAACTGGTCCTAAAATAAAACTGGGTTGTTTGAATGATTTGGGCTTCGTTTTGCCTTATGGCCCATGTTTTAGGCCCAAATCTGGCCCATAGTAACATTGGGCCTGATCTAATTGTTCGGGACTCGCTTTGTTCAAAATTGCCCATGTTCTAGGCCCAACACCTGTCCATAATTGGATAGGGCTTGGTTTAATTGTTTGGGCCTGACTTTTTAGGCCCAACAGTTTGGGCCTGGCTTTATACGAAATTGGCTCATTTTAGGCCCAGCTCTGGCCCATAATAACTTTGGGCTTGATCCAGTGGTTTGCGCCTTGCTTTGTCCATAATTGGCCCATGTTTTACATTAGGCCCATTGGACCTAGCTGAAACAGGGCTTGATCCAATTTTTTGGGCCTCGCATTATTCATAACTGGCCCGTGTCTAGGCCCAAACTCGGGCCATTCTAACATCAAGCCCCATCCAATGGCCTTTGTCCAAAACTGTCCCATGTTTTCTGCCCAACTTGATACCATAATAACATTCGGCCTCATGCAATAGATTGGGCCTTGCTTTGTCCATAATTAGCTCAATTGGCCTTGTCTCAATTTAACGGTTTATATCTAGACTTGGGCTGAAATATATTTTGCGCCAGGTTCCTTGCGGACTCTGATGGGAAATTTAATAAACAAGGCAAGGCTCGAATAGTTGGGcttgaaaagtttttttttgaacatgCTAGGGCATAAGACGCAATGCTTTGGGCCCAACATCGTTCACAAATGTCACACAAATAACAGTGGGCTAGGTGGTTTGGGCCGAACAAGACAATGGCTTATAACGAGGCTAGAATATGGGTTTCAAAAGATCCTTTGCATAATACGGcttatgaaggaaaaaaaaaaccatataatTCAACATGAACATAGGAATCTCAATAATAATGCAGGAAAATTGACCTCAAAAAGACTCAACATATACTGAACTCGGTTATCACCTAATTAGTAATTTCAATAGTATAATTAACTAAAATAGCATGATAACCATCCATAAActtatttagctttcttacttTCCTAGAAaatttgaatttattaaattaagtGGTGATCTAGGATACAAAACATCATGCTTACCATATCACCTGTATTACTTAATACATGCAACCAATGCAGTGAATGAGCAGGGATTAACAAACCTCTTAACAGTAACACCTCATAGCATCTCAATTGCTCAATGGGATGCTACATCCCTGATTCTGAAACTGCAAACTCTAAAAAAGACAGATCCTCATCAACATTATAAGAAAAGGTGAACGGGCGTTAAAAATCACGACAGGTTCGATGAATCTCACATATCACCATAGATTAGAGTAGTCAGTCATACCAAAATTTTGAGTCAACTAGGCAGATATGAGACCAGAGTATCTGTATCTCCCTTGCTGATGCCATACAGTCCTTTGTATGATAACTTGAACAAAAGGCCCATCTGTTCATATAAGCCACCATAACTTGAACTTCTAGATGTCCTAATCACAATATCTTTCTAGATAGGTTCTGTAATCCACATCCAAGACATTTAAGTATAACTGTCTCACTTGATGGATCCGGCTTGATAACAAATTTAACATCTAGGAAATCTCTGATGTTTCTAAGTGTTTCGATTCCATATGGAGAGAGCTTTCCCACACGAACCTTTGAAACATCTTGAGGGCATAGTGCACATAGAAGAAATAATAAACCCTACAATGCAAACAGAAAAATGATTGAGCAAATCATGGAAGTGTAGAGTCAAGGGGGcagaaaaaatacaaaaaaaaatcaaaacacaaatatatgaAACCCTTTTTCAGGAAAAATGGACCCTAGACTTAGAGTTTCAGCTTTATTTCCATGCAAAAGGCATCTCAGAATGAAGTTGAAACACTATGGAACGGTACGCTAATAGGTTTCCAACCGAACCCATCTTGATTCCGCATAAACAGAAAGTCAGAAACTTAATGGATATTCTATAACAAATGAAAATGCATCCTCGTGTAACCTTATAAGTAGAGATGCTTGCAAGACGAGACTTTGTAATGCATTGAGCAGCATGTGATTAATAAATAGGTGTATGCAAATTATAAGGAGAAAACTTTGTTTAGTTCATGACGATGATGCTATCAACACAAACCTGGTGTGTTGAATCCACCACTCCCCTTTGCTCAATCTCTTCAAGGAGCATTGAAGCAATTTGCACCCCTAAATCACCTGGTGGCATCAGCTCTTTCTTCTCATCCTCTTCAATTTCACCAGTTTCCTCTCCTCTAGCATAAGAAACTGCAGTATCCATGGAGATGAAGCAACCAGAAGTCGTTTCCGCAACAAGTGAAATGCCATAACCAGGCGAGCTGATATTCAATCACACTGCATCAGCTAATGAAAACCTAATACAATGACCTTTGCGCAAACGATATGTGCAAAGAAAGTGCCAGATAATAATATCTACAATGTATAGAATTCTCACTTTCCAGCCTGCGGACCAGCTTTGTGATCAGTAAATATATGAACATCTGGAAGCAAGCGATTGAAGATGCCACGAGCTGCATAAATCATAGTATTTTCAAACTGAACAGACACTCTAGTTGAAAAGCTAACTCCCCTGATCCTCTTAACCATTCCTTCATCAATCCAAGATACGGCCTGAACAACAGACCATGAAAATGAGAAAgaacacatatacacacatttcAAATACCTTAGATCCTAGGACTCACAGTTAGACTTTGCACAGTGGGAATTGACAAAAGTACTTCACCACCACCACGAGGTGGAACACCACGACTCTCAATTTTCAGTTCTAATCCTTCCGAAGGGACTCCAAATTGCTTTAACAGGGGCAAAGTAGTTGAACGGAATGTATCAACACATGGATCTTTGGAATCATTTGTAATTCCTGAAAACAAACAACAGATGTTACTTTTTGAGTTTAAGAATACGATTCTTGGATCATTACAGTACCTAACCATATAACAATCACAAACGTCATCTCAAAATTGATGGAAACGTTCAAACAACACTCTCCACAGTGAGATTCAATTTTACAGAGGAATAGTGCTTGCAAAATCTCATCCAAGTTATGGCTTACCAGATCTGAAAGTTAATGAAAAATTCCAAGCTAAGGAATCTTATCTAGGTGTCACACAACTAGATACATATCTGAGATTTTAATTCGTTATTCTAAATCAAACAGTACTTTGGTTAAAGGATCCGTCACTATGAAACTATAACATCTTCAACGTGAAAAAGAAACACAGGAAATAGAGCAGTCGAGTACCTTTAAGCCTAATCGTAACAGGTTTCTTGCCAAACAAGCTCACCAAAATCAACGGCTCCATAAAGTAGCCAATGGACCGGCTAACTCCGCAATCGTGCACCATATTTCTACCTCCCATTATGATCCCAGGCTTGTACCTCAATTTCGTGCCTACGACATAGATTTCAACCAATTCAAAATCACAGACAATATATAATGAATCATAAACTTCAAATCTCGAGGTGCGATGATAGGCAGTGGATCAAAAGTGAGAAACAATAACAAGAAGCTCGCCATGTAATGCACTAGAAAGGAGTACCGGTTTCGTTAATTTCAACAACGCAGTCATCGGAGACTCGCTCAAGGAGACGGAGGAGAGAGACCTCGTGAGGGCGGAGTCCTGGCCATGTTTCGTCGGCGCGAATGTCTTCGATGACAATCGGAGTAGCCGAGAGTGTTGCTAACACCAGCCTTTGCCGAAAACTCTCGCTTCCTTTCAGCCGCTTGTAGCTTGTCTTCATAATTGCTTTTGCTGGCTTACAGAGAGCGAAATTTGAGAAATCGTGAACAAAAGAAGGTTTAGCAGAGTTAGGGTTTAGTGCGTTCGGGATTGCTAAACAATAAACCGAACAATCCATAAGggtatttattcatttattgttTCGGGCCGAAGGCTAGTTAGTGGGCCTGATACTGGGCTAAGTAACGATTCTAGGCCTAGgcctaatatattttttagacaGGTATATCCGGTCCAGGGTGCAATCTCTGGGCACCAACACAAGATTAACGTACAAGTGTTCAGCGAAGATCTTATTTGGGCTCTTCAAATTAGACAACTAGCTTTAGTTTTTGTCCCATGAAAAACTTTTACACATAGCGCAGGCCCAACTGAGTCCTAACACTCACCGTCCTAGTGCACTCTTGCTGACCAGAcagaaaataaattgtaaacTTTTGGTTAAAtatcaacttttttttgttcttaaataATTGCGAAAGTGAAACGGCACAACTTAGTCCAAGTCTCCAAATAAAACTAAACAGAAAACATGCATACACTACATAACATTTGCATTGATTGGACTTTGAAAAGTCGTAGTCAAAATGGAGGCCACCCGCAGCTTGCTCTTTAGCATCCATGGTGGATTCTTTTTTTTGACAAGCATGAATAGTATAAAcgtaatatattaatatatgtaaaCCTAGCGACGGTGCATGCATGCGTATTTGAAGGTTCATCACCTTGAATACTGAAAGAAATTCCCTACaaattaattagttttttttaattatgattaGAGAGTTATGGCCTTTTGCCCATGAAAATCTCACACTTAAATCATCTCACTATTCCCAAATATCTTGACGAGTTGTAAGGCAGACTTTAACagaatttttgttgtttttctctTCAGAGAAATTGATTCTTTGATGAATTAATAAACATATATGAAGGATCTTCATATATTGCAACTTGCAAGCCTTCAACTCAAAGACCAATAAACATATATCTAGATCCAGGCTACCAAAACTATGCTAATAAATTACCAAGTTCGgtgaatatatattattgcaagtTGCAAGACTTCAACTCCAGACGATGTTGCTGATACATTTGGACTATAAATTTGTGTTGAATCCATAAATTGAAACCGTTCGAGTCCgactttttatttaatttaatatacaTTCAAACCCTCTGAAATTTGAATTTATTGCACAAATAACACTCACGTAAAAGTaagataaaattaatatatgaaaATAGTTTTTATCCCAAATCACTTGAATGATAGTTTAGTGATGAATCTCGATGCAGTCAAATCATAACTTAGAatgtcttgagttcgattctttTTGATAGTGATATACTAATATCTTTATAGCCACGCTTTGGACTTTACCTAACTTATCATATAGTGAGGTGATAAATTTTTGTGTGCTTAATTAGGTCTGATGACCGGAGTTTAAACTCATGATATCGAATATCTAaataacaaatttgtatgatgttcTTCTCGAATAAAAAATATGGGTGTTTAATGCATATTTCCTTTGAATACAtctattttcttcattattgcTATAATATTCACCCATTCAAGTCCTACAGTTGGtatttatatatgaaaaaagGGTGACGACAATTAAGCTATAAGTTCTTATCGTGaaaagcaatgtcaaacatgtaTATGTCATAGCAGTTATAGACTTTGACTGTGCTGTGCATCTGGAACTGGAAGATGTAGATGAATAATTAATTGATCAACAAAAGGCGGCGATCCAGATAAACCCACAAAGTATGACTCATCAACTTGTGCAAAAAATTTATCAACATTACAACGCCAGAACCCAGAATGCATATGCAATGTAATTAACCACCATTTTCTTAGTCATTGACTAATTAATTGTACGATAAAAGTCTAGGGTtttgtaaaaaatattattcttttttcttcatttttttttttgtaatataagTCCAAAACTGgcaaaacaaaccaaaattgGCTTTTAAAAAGTTGATATTAGAAgttcagaagtgatagggatcttcTCAGTAATTAACATGTCATTTTCTGGTTTAATTATAAGATTTTATGAGTctctacacttacatcaattaagGAACAATATAAATTACTAGGATTCCAGTAAAACATTTTGTTAAAAGTTTCCCACACGTTAGTGCGGCCAGCCCAGGATACAGCGAAAGAAGAAAATCAGTATGAATTCAGCATCCGAATAGCAACAGATATGGGTTTGGTATATTCCCTCTCACGGTCCAAAGTGCCACGGCAAGCAAGTTTGAATTCCGAGAAGTTCAAAACTGGGCCCACACATTGAACTTTTAGGCCCACCATACCATTATTGCCGGTGTCACACTGTCACCCATCATTTCTGTCCACTCGATACCCGCCATCTGGCAGCAAATTGGTCAACTTTAAGGAAATTCATGCAATTAATAAAACATGATTCACAACATTTCAATGGTTGACTAACAAAAGGACGATGAAAAAGTATGACCAGtataacaaagaaagaaaatatacaTTCAAATACATCTAGAATTTTCGTTGCATCAAGTTGGTAGTCTGCGATCTGAATATCCATTTAAAAAGCCGCTTTCTCTTACCATTACAAGGAAGAACCAAATCAAATTCTCCAATTCTCTATTATACATTGAAGGGCTTGTa is part of the Tripterygium wilfordii isolate XIE 37 chromosome 7, ASM1340144v1, whole genome shotgun sequence genome and encodes:
- the LOC120001483 gene encoding LOW QUALITY PROTEIN: coiled-coil domain-containing protein R3HCC1L (The sequence of the model RefSeq protein was modified relative to this genomic sequence to represent the inferred CDS: substituted 1 base at 1 genomic stop codon); translation: MGTPVEEGTSENHNHQNDQNWSEQVEDLVASGDSEQARALLESVVLKLETLTPSDTADLLLASALTDLAKLYSSKSFSLKSDELLSRASLLKQRALRYHRHFSAVQNVEDDLRKEDEESSSRVGLYCNDSSVSDDGHGLRSSASTGDAKCHEGTPDDGAAEDDWEAIADRSPNELLSSQCLPGVSNLTLEETKIQTPKRCGRGTFAYTKSELYSERPVDYPLLDDVKTESVSSLKXENTLLKHSICGTRHVLVLADFSPTLRTIDLEKLFQDFRDCGFIIRWVNDTTALAVFKTPNVALEAFNSVRWPFTVRILDENDILVSSISSKDLEPPRQRPQTSARTAQRLIAQGMGLKLSSTTFGSRELKTQEEARKNRISTRQKMRHDAWGDE
- the LOC120001391 gene encoding probable RNA 3'-terminal phosphate cyclase-like protein; the protein is MKTSYKRLKGSESFRQRLVLATLSATPIVIEDIRADETWPGLRPHEVSLLRLLERVSDDCVVEINETGTKLRYKPGIIMGGRNMVHDCGVSRSIGYFMEPLILVSLFGKKPVTIRLKGITNDSKDPCVDTFRSTTLPLLKQFGVPSEGLELKIESRGVPPRGGGEVLLSIPTVQSLTAVSWIDEGMVKRIRGVSFSTRVSVQFENTMIYAARGIFNRLLPDVHIFTDHKAGPQAGNSPGYGISLVAETTSGCFISMDTAVSYARGEETGEIEEDEKKELMPPGDLGVQIASMLLEEIEQRGVVDSTHQGLLFLLCALCPQDVSKVRVGKLSPYGIETLRNIRDFLDVKFVIKPDPSSETVILKCLGCGLQNLSRKIL